The following are encoded together in the Nocardia sp. XZ_19_385 genome:
- a CDS encoding acyl-CoA synthetase, which yields MKFANPIGTAVRRVADEAYYASLAVRAGLVTPERPDRLAKMGAAVVRSGMMGGLVTVAAQRYRNRPAIIDELGTVTFRELDERTTALANAWRARGLRDGEGVAILARNHRGFHYAVFAAAKCGARIVLLNTDFAGPQLREVVSREGTDLLVYDDEYAGILGDLAPARGRYRAWTDKPGVDTLDNLIASGARTAPRRATTSARIILLTSGTTGTPKGAPRSEPSSLAPLGAILGRVPFRAREITECPAPLFHTLGFAHVMMAVGFGSTLVIRRRFDPQAVIDSLDENGATALVAVPVMLQRLVDLPPESRAGKNLSRLRIIFVAGSQLGADLCQRVTEAFGPVVYNVYGSTEVAYATIATPADLAEEPGCVGTPAPSTTVKILDNNGFELPPGKTGRIFVGNTYQFEGYTGGGDKDRIGKLMSTGDVGHFDRAGRLFVDGRDDDMIVSGGENVFPGEVEELLAAHPAVEEVTAFGVEDPKHGQRLRTVVVVREGHSLTEDEVRDHVKQNLARFKVPRDVLFVDELPRNPTGKVLKRVLRDL from the coding sequence ATGAAGTTCGCCAACCCGATTGGTACGGCGGTGCGGCGGGTGGCCGACGAGGCGTATTACGCCTCGCTCGCGGTGCGCGCCGGACTCGTAACACCCGAGCGGCCGGACCGGCTGGCGAAAATGGGTGCGGCGGTGGTGCGTTCGGGGATGATGGGCGGTTTGGTCACCGTCGCCGCGCAGCGCTACCGGAATCGCCCGGCCATCATCGATGAACTCGGCACCGTCACCTTCCGTGAACTCGACGAGCGCACAACGGCTTTGGCGAACGCATGGCGAGCGCGGGGTCTGCGCGACGGCGAAGGGGTCGCGATCCTGGCCCGCAACCATCGCGGGTTCCACTACGCGGTGTTCGCCGCCGCCAAGTGCGGGGCCCGAATCGTCTTGTTGAACACCGATTTCGCCGGCCCGCAGCTGCGTGAGGTGGTCAGCCGTGAAGGCACCGACCTGCTGGTGTACGACGACGAATACGCGGGCATCCTGGGCGACCTCGCGCCCGCCCGGGGCCGCTACCGGGCCTGGACCGACAAACCCGGCGTCGACACCTTGGACAACCTGATCGCGAGCGGAGCCCGCACGGCGCCGCGGCGCGCCACCACCTCGGCCCGGATCATCCTGCTGACCAGCGGCACCACCGGCACCCCGAAGGGCGCACCGCGCAGCGAACCGAGTTCCCTTGCCCCGCTGGGCGCGATCCTCGGCCGAGTCCCGTTCCGGGCCCGGGAAATCACCGAATGCCCTGCGCCCCTGTTTCACACGCTCGGGTTCGCGCACGTCATGATGGCGGTCGGATTCGGTTCCACGCTCGTGATCCGCCGCCGGTTCGACCCGCAGGCCGTCATCGACAGCCTCGACGAGAACGGTGCGACCGCCTTGGTCGCGGTCCCGGTGATGCTGCAGCGCCTGGTCGATTTGCCTCCGGAATCCCGTGCCGGAAAGAACCTTTCGCGCCTGCGCATCATCTTCGTCGCGGGCTCGCAGCTGGGTGCGGACCTGTGCCAGCGCGTCACCGAAGCTTTCGGCCCGGTGGTCTACAACGTGTACGGCTCCACGGAGGTGGCCTATGCGACCATCGCCACCCCGGCCGATCTCGCGGAAGAACCCGGTTGTGTCGGCACGCCCGCCCCGAGCACCACCGTGAAGATCCTGGACAACAACGGTTTCGAGCTGCCACCGGGCAAGACCGGCCGCATCTTCGTCGGTAACACCTACCAGTTCGAGGGCTACACCGGCGGCGGCGACAAGGACCGCATCGGCAAACTCATGTCCACCGGCGACGTCGGCCATTTCGACCGCGCCGGAAGGCTTTTCGTCGACGGCCGGGACGACGACATGATCGTCTCCGGCGGCGAGAACGTCTTCCCCGGCGAGGTGGAGGAGCTGCTCGCCGCCCATCCCGCCGTCGAGGAGGTCACCGCCTTCGGCGTCGAGGACCCCAAGCACGGCCAGCGGCTGCGCACGGTTGTCGTTGTGCGCGAAGGTCATTCGCTCACCGAAGACGAGGTGCGCGATCATGTGAAGCAGAACCTGGCCCGGTTCAAGGTCCCGCGGGATGTGCTGTTCGTCGATGAACTGCCCCGCAACCCGACCGGGAAGGTCCTCAAGCGCGTTTTGCGTGATCTGTGA
- a CDS encoding GNAT family N-acetyltransferase codes for MSSHAPLQITVDDLSGPDIAALLTQHLADMYAHSPEDSVHALDLDELRKPEITFWAARDGGTLVGCTALKELDPTHGEIKSMRTATDYTGRGIAATLLTHLISEARARGYARLSLETGTSDFFAPAVRLYQRHSFDFCGPFAGYTEDPHSIFMTLEL; via the coding sequence ATGTCCAGCCACGCGCCTCTGCAGATCACCGTCGACGACCTCAGCGGTCCGGACATCGCCGCGCTGCTCACCCAGCACCTCGCCGACATGTACGCCCACTCCCCCGAGGACAGCGTGCACGCCCTGGACCTGGACGAACTCCGCAAACCAGAGATCACCTTCTGGGCCGCGCGGGACGGTGGCACCCTGGTCGGCTGCACCGCCTTGAAGGAACTCGACCCCACCCACGGCGAGATCAAATCCATGCGCACCGCCACCGACTACACCGGACGCGGCATCGCCGCCACGCTGCTCACCCACCTCATCTCCGAAGCCCGCGCCCGCGGCTACGCGCGCCTGAGCCTGGAAACCGGCACCTCCGACTTCTTCGCCCCCGCGGTCCGCCTCTACCAGCGCCACAGCTTCGATTTCTGCGGCCCCTTCGCCGGCTACACCGAGGACCCGCACAGCATCTTCATGACGCTGGAGCTCTGA